GCATCTTGATAGAGCGCTTCGACGCCGAAGCGTTTTTCAAACAGAACGCGCGGCACTTTCCCCTTGCGGAAGCCCGGAAGCGTGATGTTTTTCACCACTTTTTTAAACGCGGCGTCCAAGCCTTTGTTCACTTTCTCGGCGTCGACCTCAACGGTCAATACGCCTTCGTTCCCTTCAAGCTTTTCCCATTTGACTGACATCCTTGTTCCCTCCACCTGAAATCATTGCTCGGACCATAGCGCACTCCGCTTGTCCAGATCTTTTTATGATGCCCAATTATGTAGACAAGTATGCGAAAACAGATACATAGCACAGCCATTATATTATAACATACAACAGCCATGTTTCAACAGAGAACGAGCCATTAGAGGGAGGAAAGTTCCTCTATTTCGTATAGCTTTTGGCAAAGCGTTGCCATCTCCGCCGCCTCCACACCGTAGCGGTCGGCCAAGGCGGTCGCGTCAGCATCCAAGCCTAAAAACCGGCTCGCCATCCAATGGAGAGCAGCAAGCCAGGCCGCTGCATCCGCCGGCTCTGGCGGAAACGGGTACAACACATATGCATAGCGAAGCCAAATGTCCGCCGCCGTTTCATACAAACTCGGGCTTTCCGCCGCGAGCTGCTGTTCAAGCCGACCCAGCAACGATGAAGCAAATTCCGTTTCCGTCTGTTCGTCCAACGCTGACGGGACGACCTCCATGCAACGGCCAAATTTCTCAACCGTCACCGTTTCGTTGACTCGCTTCCCTGTCAACAGGCGAAGGAGCATCGTTTTCGCCATCGGGCTTTTTTCCGGTGCGCGTAAATATTGCTTGAGCAACGGCAGCACCGGCTCGATGTCTTCTTTTTCCAGTTGTTTAATCAGTTGCAGCTGCTCAGCAATGTCCCCGGACTCAAGCAGCCGTCTCACCCGCTTCCACTCCGCGGGCGGAAGCGTGCGGGCATTCATTTTTTCACTAAACCGGAGCAGCTGGTGAAGCTGTTCGCGCAGCGAAACGGATAACGACGGACGACGCAAGGCGTGGCGGATCACGGTTTCGGCCTTGCTGTATCGATTCGTTTGCAACAATATGGCAATATACATTTGCAACAGTTCACCGTTGCCCGGTTGCTCGTCAAGCAAACCGGCAAGA
Above is a window of Geobacillus thermoleovorans DNA encoding:
- a CDS encoding tetratricopeptide repeat protein, which gives rise to MAGKKGKIIMFPQTKERLMEEAFAALEAKRYKEALRFLRAAEQLGDHSFPVRLGLAVCCYELGEYDEAERRLAGLLDEQPGNGELLQMYIAILLQTNRYSKAETVIRHALRRPSLSVSLREQLHQLLRFSEKMNARTLPPAEWKRVRRLLESGDIAEQLQLIKQLEKEDIEPVLPLLKQYLRAPEKSPMAKTMLLRLLTGKRVNETVTVEKFGRCMEVVPSALDEQTETEFASSLLGRLEQQLAAESPSLYETAADIWLRYAYVLYPFPPEPADAAAWLAALHWMASRFLGLDADATALADRYGVEAAEMATLCQKLYEIEELSSL